One Citrus sinensis cultivar Valencia sweet orange chromosome 5, DVS_A1.0, whole genome shotgun sequence genomic window, GTACTCCagttatgtcgttgaagcgctctatgtgcacCAGCGGATCAGTTCTTCCCGCGTATCTAAGGTCTGGGAGGCGGAAATCCCTTGGAATAATtgccctcatgatctctgctgcgagcggtgattctccatccagcattatcctccaaccaggaGCTCTGCTCCTTCCTTGCATGTCGTCAATTATCTGCGCTAGTCtgcgcacttcctcctccagctgcaCTGCACGACCAGGGTCACGTGCAGCAACTTGATCCCGCTCTTGCTCTACATCATGCAAATGTTGCCTCAACTCCGTTTCCTCTGCATTCACCACCCCATCGTCCTCGTCAAAAATCTGCCTTGCCGGGGACTGCTCTTCCTCTCTATGGAATTCTCCCCGCAGGGGTATGTTACCTCTCTCACCACCAAGTCTCCTGATGGTTTGACTTCTCCTTGTACTACCGGGATCTGGTGCCACTCCACCTCCTCTCACCCTTTCTTCCTGGGTTACCCTTCGTTCGTTCCGCCGCTCATGCAGAATGGTTGTCAAGGATTCTATCTGCTTTTCCATTCgttccatccggtcgaacatgGCTTTTTCTCGTGCTTCACTGGCTATCTCCCTCAGTGTCACGGAATCATTAAGCCTCATATCACCCCCTTGTGCACTACTTCCTCCTGCCTCCATTGCTTTTCAGTTACTTCCCCTCACTTCTTGCTatcaacagaagctttttgctcagctccccacagacggcgccaaaatgttgatgcgagattctggttgtcctcgttctacgaccaggctctctgctcgatcaacttcaccacgaccaggaggtctcctcgtaaggcttcttctccagaggtttctgcgcacacagacaagtcagagtacgccggttgttttcccggcgcaaaccctccgacgctcaagtcagatatgaaggttcggggaacgcttgccacagatcttatggctttttcgTAGTTTGCTCTTCTTTTAGAATTGCTTTTATCTCTCTTCTAATCTCAAAattgctaacccttttaccttcgttggctacctttttataggcttcttctgaatcccagttttccGCAGCCTACATCCGTTATCCTCCCACCTCTCGAACGTGGATTTTCCATTTCCGTAGTCATGGGTGGTTGCGTGGccttcgtgcctagattctcgggctggagagcatgcctcgccaactgtcgttgaccgggtctcctcgaatCAACCCTTAGCAAGAATACAGCAGGAATGGCTTTATGCTTCTTGCaggaaattggcctcgcggatgacgtgCTTCCTGGTGActtcctggtcgaggtgaccaatagcatcctggtcgaggtgatgtgctcgaggtcaccacatattTTTCTGGTCGAGATGATCTGCTCAACCATTTGCTCACTTTTACTTTGAGGAGAGCACGATAATGTATGAGCAAACACCTTTATCTTGGTCACCCCATTTCATTCCCTAAACAAGTATCTTATCTGATAACTCAACCTTTAGTAACTTGCCTGATTTGGTATGCCATTTTTCCGTTTCCTTAGTAGATTTATATCTATTGTAGAACCTCCGAGGGTCATAAAAATGCCTGTCTAATTTCGGTTGCttcaaaatgtcaaaattatgTCTCAACGTAGATTGAACTCAAGTAGAAAAACACAGGAGATTACTCTTTGCAGCagagaaacaaagaaagattcCTCTGTATTCTATTTCAAAAGAACTGTAAAAGcacattttcatttatgaTTCTTATTTCCTTTTACTTGCCTAGGTAAAATCAGAGGCGGAGACATCATGTAACTCAACTGTAATTTAGCATTTTTGAGCTGTCTTTTGGGGATATTGTTTCGTATCGGATTTGCCATGCTTAATTTATTGTCTATGAACTTGAATAAGGCCTtcctttttattgaattttagcGTCTATTGGTATGtattttttgattttctaaCAGTCGTATGATTAGTTCCAATTAAGTTTTCTTCATTCGTGTGTGGTTTGCTCTGCTGTCTCAAATTCACCAATGTGAATATGACACTCTGCATTAATATGCCAATTAAGCACCTAAATTCTGATGTGTATTATCTCTACTTATTTATCAGCTTTATGCCATTTACCATCTCAAGATTTGTGCAGCAGACTGCTTTTATAATTGTGAATTTGCAATGTTACTTGTAGTCCATCAACGGCAAGACTCTAAAAATGTTTGGTAAAGTTCGTTGAATATGCAGCTATTCTGCAAATCTGGTCTTTGCACAAATTAACATCTGGTTCTGGCCTATCGACAATTGATTGTTTGATTTCCAATTTTCCGAACAAGCCAATAGTACCCTAACACAATCAACCCAAGCGTTTAAAGAGGATACAAATTTGCAGAAGCCACAAGAATTGCATCAACTATTGGAGTAAATGCAGATAAGACTACTGATGCataaaaatggaaattaaCAATCAACTTGAGCCGTCTTTTCGGGAAGTTGTTTTGAATTCGATTTGCGAATTTGATAAAAGTGAGGCTGCGAGTATTGTTGCAGATTAGCCCTCCCATGTGATGCGCACGTGACCCACTCATTCTCATTTGACCACATCAAACTTCAGTCAAAGTTGTTACAAAGCGCGGCAAAGTTTGTTTATGCGGTTTCTGTTTTGTACTAAACACAGATGTAATCATCACTAGATTAacaaataatcataattaaagcGATTGGCACCTATGATGACTTGTGTCTACTGTGATATTGAGTAAAGCATACGCTTATGCgcacaaaaatattaaacaaaagatgccttatatatacatataaatgtTCTTTTAGGCATTATTATGGTGAGTGAGTGACCAGTGAGTTATAGCGTCTATAATGTCTGGACTTAATGAAATAGTTGATTGACAGTTATCTCTATGCACTTTGCAATATGAACAACTTGTAAGATTTCACTCTACACAGTAATTTTTGACAGTTAATTtctggtgttttttttttttttgggggtaaaaATTATAGGCTTTCAGATGAAGGACAAGACTTTTTCGTGTCGTATGATGAAGTTTATGATAGTTTTGTTTAGGAGTGTGATGATAAATCTTTATATTATCAAGAAACTTTAGCATTAAGAAATTTAAGACGTTCTagtttcaaaagaaatctagtaCTAACTTTTTTTTGATTCCCAtcatttatcttatttaatttattttagacaCTATAAGGTAGAGTTTATTTCACACTATAAGGTAGagtttatttctctttttttaaaaaaaaaatgaatgctGTTATTTCAATAATCTTCGTATTACAATCTTGTCatcatgatttattttcattttattttgagaCAAAAGGATTGTTTTTGAATTCTCGTTAGCAAATGTACATTGCTTTCCTTTTATGGATTGgcaaaaacagaaaacaaaaacaattaaacaagATTGCAGGACATCAGcatcttattcttttcttgaaCCAagtctttgttttgtttagcTTTTGTTAAGATGCTTTATTAACCTTCCTCCTTTTTCCTATTGCTAGTTTGGTACCTCGTTCATTTCTTGAACCGAGATATTTGTCTTTACTTAGAAGTAAAGCTAAAATGCTCTTTCGCCTTTCCTCCCTTTTTCTCTTAACTTGTGTTTTCTTATGCAATCATTTTCAATTGTACCAAACACCATTCATTTATCAACATCCAGTTTGaataaaattcttcaatttgattttttttgcttcttcCACATAACTGTTTGATTGTGGTGCTTTCAGTCAGAATTAGATATCATCGGGACATTAAATCTTTGATTACTCAAACAATCAATAACAGGTATTTTATTATCTGAATTattcatataataatttcattttatttatttttatctcatgAATGTTAGATCCACTTTAGGtttgtcattaattatttttcgcaagttatatttttttattttcattttcataagtATCAAAATCATCACTATCATGCACACGTTGCTTGCACttttattgtgttaaaatCATCACccacaaataatattaaatgaaattcaCTCGCACATTAAAAAATCTgtgtatataatattttttaaaaccatTATTCTCCCTTGGAGCTTACTATTATTTAgtacacaaaataaataaataaatagataaataactTGATGGAGTTGTTTGCGAATAGGCATGactatttatttagtttcgtGTTTCTGCATTACTATTATCTTTTCTGTTATATTTGCTTTTAGCAACTCAGGTGCATATGATTTAGGATTCATCTTATTTGCTTCTTCTTTGTTATATTTGCTTTTATCCTCAAATGTtgcttttgtatttgttttataataaagatACGATTAGTttctagataatattaaagCACGTTGGTAGCCTTTGTTAAAATAgcatttgaaaatgaaatttgtaaaaatgTGTTGGGCAATTCTtttggaaaaaatataaaacaaattattggGGGACTCATCTTATTTCCATTCATTCCTTGCACAACGCATTATCCTGATTGATTAAAGTGTTATTTTAAAGTGTTATTTCAATGTTATTTTCACCAAATCCAAGAACATGTCAGAATAGCACTTTGTGAAATATGTTCttcattctaatattttcGCCAAATAGAAAAATACCAAACAGCTCCTTAGTTAGAGATAGTTATTTGACAAAACAAGTGCTCTGTTttgcatatatttatatatttctaaTAGCTTTGTTTTGCAAATTCCTGCTAAACAGTATAAGTGAGAGAAGGAGACATGCTGGACGTCCACCTCCAACTATTTTGTGAGAGGTTGAAAAGGGTGTTAGCAGGTGAAGAAGGCGCGTTGCCGTTGCCCGATTCAACAAATTTAACTCCGCTTTTTCAAAACCTTCTTACGGAGTCCGAAATTATTGCTACTACTCTGCTCGGGAACTATGAAGGCGACATGGCTCGTCATTTGATTCAACTCATTGCAGACGAATTCAATGAAGACGAAATGCCTTCGCCTTTTTGGCAATTCTTGGACATAGAAGAAAGTGATGAAGACGTTGAAAGACCAGACATCTTGGAAATTCTGGAGGACATCAATTACTTTGTCCATGAATCTGAGGAAGCCATTGACACATTTTTCATCAATATCATGCAGCAGCAAAACAGTGAAAGTGAAAGCACTACTTGCAAGGCTCTTCTTATTGGACTCCACGGTAAAATCATTGCCATTAGAAATCAGATGCAACAACTTTCACCCAGGTACAATGATTTTGATATCAGTGAACAAAGTGACAAACTCATTCGCTTATTGATTGAGAGACAACATAAGCTTGATATCAAAGAATTTGAAAGGGGCAGAGAGgagttgtttgatttattGATTGAAGGACATCCTCGGCTTGCAGTGGTTGCAATTCTCGACAGCAGTGGCTTCGATAAGACTGCTTTTGCTGCAGATGCTTACAATAATAATCACGTCAAGTTCTATTTTGACTGTCATGCTTGGGTCAGGGTTTCTCTACTCTACGATTTTGGCAGGATAGTGGATGACATAATCAAGTCTGTGATGCCTCCATCTCGGGTTAGTGTAATTATCGGTGAAGATTATCAATTGAAGAAATCTGTTCTTCGAGATTACGTAACCAACAAGAAGTACTTTATTGTGCTTGATGATGTCTTCGATGAACGTGAGATATGGGATGATCTTCAAGAAGTTCTTCCTGATAATCAGAATGGAAGCAGAGTATTGATATTGGTCACTGATCCAGACCTCCTTTCGTCGTTGGATATGGAAAACGGAGAGAAGATTCGGCCTGATTCAGTGCTCATTGGAGGACCAATGATCAGATTAAAGCATGAATCCTGGCAATTTTTCATCCTACACTATGGAAGTATGCCATTAGAAAATTATGTTCAAGGCGAAGCGATTCTGACAGTTTGGAGACAAATTTATTCTGTGATGGAGTTACCTTTTCACTTGAAAGTCTGCTGCATCTATCTGTGTGTCTTCCGTCCGAGCATTGAGATATCTACCAGGCAATTATGTCAGTTGTGGATAGCTGAAGGTTTTATTCCATACAACAGTGAGGAGACGGCCGAATATTACTTGAAAGAACTAATCCATCGCGGCTTCATTCAAGTGAGTAAGAGAAGAGCCGGAGGCACAATTAAAGCGTGTtatgtttcaagttttgtaTATACTTCATTGCTTTTTGTGGCAGAGAAGACGGTATTTGCCTGGTCGCCTGAGAGGGAAGAGGAACCAATGGCAAATGTGAAACGGTGCTTCATTATGAAAGATCTGATTGAGTTCTTTCCTTTAGAACATTCTGATATCTATCTCCAATCTTTTCTGAATCACAGTACAGAAAATGATCATCTCGCTTTGATAGATTGcgagaatttttgtaaaaagttTGAACACCTTCGGGTACTGAACTGGGGTTCTGCAGTTCTCGACCAATTTCCACCCggattagaaaatttattccTTTTGAAGTATTTGCAATTGAATATCCCTTCGCTCAAATGCCTTCCTTCGCTGCTGTGCACGCTTTTAAACCTTCAAACACTAGAAATGCCATCTAGCTACATAGATCAGTCACCAGAGGATATTTGGATGATGCAAAAACTCATGCATCTGAACTTCGGTTGCATCACTCTGCCTGCACCtcccaaaaattatttcagttctctgaaaaatctcattttcataTCAGCCTTACACCCTAGTAGTTGTACTCCAGATATATTGGGCAGACTACCTAGTGTTCAAACTCTTCGAATATCTGGAAATTTGAGTTGCTATCACTCTGGAGTTTCCAAAAGCCTATGCGAACTCCACAAACTTGAATGCTTGAAGCTGGTGAATGAAAGCAAGCTCTCACGGATGGTCCTGTCTGAATACCAATTTCCTCCAAGTCTGATCCAGCTGAGCTTATCAAATACTGAGCTAATGGAGGATCCCATGCCAATGCTGGAGAGGCTTCCACGCCTTCAAGTGCTGAAACTGAAGCGGAACTCGTATTTAGGAAGAAAGTTGGCCTGCGCTGGCTCTGGTGGCTTTCCGGAACTTAAGGTTTTGCACCTGAAATCAATGTATTGGCTAGATGAGTGGACGATGGGGGCAGGAGCATTGCCAAAACTTGAAAGCTTAATTGTCAACCCATGTGCTTACTTGAGAAAGCTCCCAGAAGAGCTGTGGTGCATAAAGAGCTTGCGCAAATTGGATTTACATTGGCCTCAGACAGAGTTGAGACAGAGGCTACGGACTTTCGAGGATATGGAGTGGCGGTATGACATCCAGTTATATCCTTCTGGAATCTAACGGATTGAAAGAGGTGAGTTTTACTCAGTAGatttataaatgtataatttaTCGTAAAACCTTCAAAggttcaaatttgaatttttgatcGTAATTTCCTGACTTTTGTAGGAAAAATCCAAGTGGAAAGCATCATATATAATTGCTGTCTGGCTTTCAATTTCAACTGCAATTCAGCATTGATCCGTTCAATTATCTTCATTTCAGCTGCCTTTTGGGGGCACTATTTTGAAGCAGATTTGCCCCTAGTAATTCCATGGTTAGTCTATTGTCTATAAACTTGAATAAGGtatgtttttgcttttgttggtGTGGATTTTGtgttgttagcctaaagggctatacataatgtaattttgatgataacaaacatatgtattgagtgatttaataaatattgtatttcacatttttactagttttttaaggataatatttatgcaagtgaatcaagtgaaatcaagattgaagacactcaacggacaacggcgaaatcaagaataaagcttAGAGCTCAACGGACGAATTATTGcgacaaattcttgtaaagccggtatgatttaattgatgcatgatttagcatttgagaagctcaagaaattaatttaattaaataattttcataaactaaaagtttttgtttttataaagaaaagtattttgtgaatttaagtaatttggacttaaatgctaagatttgaaatctttgattttaataagtattaaatttcggagttggacgtttttacaaacatttgaaatgttttgggccatactataatttatgaatattttggactaaagtgaaagattttgagaactttgaaaaatataggtattatgttgaaaaggacctttgtgtgaaacaagaaaatctttggggccatatcataatttcagaaagtttgagaaagacatctatttttatgaagttctgaaattggacctatttgcaaagttttctgacgttttgggccatagtataattatagaaagttttgggctaaagtgtaattttagtgaacagtagtactgtagcaaaattcaaaaataacggtaatattactgttcctgagcggctagccggataatcaagcggctaaccgcttgagcgctggaatttgcctataacggctagtttttgggctttcactataaaaactcaactcaaacttcattttaagaactaacacaagcaaatataagatcatataacatatattgagcttccatttcgtaaatcatcatttgttgaatcatcattgagctataatttgttattcactcttaaagagagttttattgttgtgaatttcatttctcatcaatttgtgagtgtacaagtgtgggaaacacttggggtgaagagattggggatataatctcttgttgtaaaggttcattgacaccttggaagtcaattgtaaacatttgaagccttgggaggcttggatagtgaaatcctcaagccgggtgagcttggaggcgtggacgtaggcggggatagccgaaccacgtaaaaatccttgtgttcgttttctcttcccttactcttttaatattgtacttgattgaatttattgtttttgatttgattaaggcggtagattaaattgttgtgcgaattgtattgcataaaatttaaaatcccaattcaccccccctcttgggttgcataacttgcatttcatttggtatcagagcaaggtgctcttgtgtagacttaatcgtctagagttaaagatccatggcaacccatagtgactcaacctttagggaaggacaatccacaattagaccaccgttctttgacggtaatgactacccatattggaaaactaggatgagaatttatttacaagctttagattatgaaatttgggaaattgtttgtgatggtccatttatgCCTTTGATTAAAAACGAAGTtggggaagatattccaaaaccttcaagggaatggaatgaattggaaaagagaaaagcttctctaaactccaaagctatgaatgccttgttttgtgcactagataagaaagagtttcatagagtatctagttgtga contains:
- the LOC112497718 gene encoding disease resistance RPP8-like protein 3, with the protein product MLDVHLQLFCERLKRVLAGEEGALPLPDSTNLTPLFQNLLTESEIIATTLLGNYEGDMARHLIQLIADEFNEDEMPSPFWQFLDIEESDEDVERPDILEILEDINYFVHESEEAIDTFFINIMQQQNSESESTTCKALLIGLHGKIIAIRNQMQQLSPRYNDFDISEQSDKLIRLLIERQHKLDIKEFERGREELFDLLIEGHPRLAVVAILDSSGFDKTAFAADAYNNNHVKFYFDCHAWVRVSLLYDFGRIVDDIIKSVMPPSRVSVIIGEDYQLKKSVLRDYVTNKKYFIVLDDVFDEREIWDDLQEVLPDNQNGSRVLILVTDPDLLSSLDMENGEKIRPDSVLIGGPMIRLKHESWQFFILHYGSMPLENYVQGEAILTVWRQIYSVMELPFHLKVCCIYLCVFRPSIEISTRQLCQLWIAEGFIPYNSEETAEYYLKELIHRGFIQVSKRRAGGTIKACYVSSFVYTSLLFVAEKTVFAWSPEREEEPMANVKRCFIMKDLIEFFPLEHSDIYLQSFLNHSTENDHLALIDCENFCKKFEHLRVLNWGSAVLDQFPPGLENLFLLKYLQLNIPSLKCLPSLLCTLLNLQTLEMPSSYIDQSPEDIWMMQKLMHLNFGCITLPAPPKNYFSSLKNLIFISALHPSSCTPDILGRLPSVQTLRISGNLSCYHSGVSKSLCELHKLECLKLVNESKLSRMVLSEYQFPPSLIQLSLSNTELMEDPMPMLERLPRLQVLKLKRNSYLGRKLACAGSGGFPELKVLHLKSMYWLDEWTMGAGALPKLESLIVNPCAYLRKLPEELWCIKSLRKLDLHWPQTELRQRLRTFEDMEWRYDIQLYPSGI